One stretch of Parafrankia irregularis DNA includes these proteins:
- a CDS encoding SRPBCC family protein, whose amino-acid sequence MSPIPTGRVIGEGDRCRLVLTRTFQAPVREVWAAVTEDARLARWIGTFTGDPASGEVTFQMTAEDGAPAQQVEIRECTPPHALRVGIHAGSERWLLDLELAEADGVTTLTFSQPGLDPAAAENVGPGWEYYLDRLVAAETGGEPAAVDFERDYYPAMRDHYQRQASALSPQA is encoded by the coding sequence ATGAGCCCTATCCCGACCGGCCGTGTCATCGGGGAGGGCGATCGCTGCCGCCTCGTCCTCACCCGCACGTTCCAGGCACCGGTGCGGGAGGTGTGGGCCGCGGTCACCGAGGACGCGCGGCTGGCCCGCTGGATCGGCACGTTCACCGGCGATCCGGCGTCGGGCGAGGTGACCTTCCAGATGACGGCTGAGGACGGAGCACCCGCCCAGCAGGTCGAGATCCGTGAATGCACACCCCCACATGCCCTCCGCGTGGGCATCCACGCCGGATCGGAGCGCTGGCTGCTCGACCTCGAGCTCGCCGAGGCTGACGGCGTCACCACGCTGACCTTCTCCCAGCCGGGGCTCGACCCCGCCGCCGCGGAGAACGTCGGGCCCGGCTGGGAGTACTACCTGGACCGGCTGGTGGCCGCGGAGACCGGCGGCGAACCGGCCGCCGTCGACTTCGAGCGCGACTACTACCCGGCGATGCGGGACCACTACCAGCGGCAGGCCTCAGCGCTGAGCCCTCAGGCCTGA
- a CDS encoding cold-shock protein produces the protein MTMLRGGRLMAAVLPLALVTALASVACTGATAAGPARDSLGTGATTGLDADAVAVRVDWIGGFVTAQMLATRLPLVAIYHDGRVLTEGPVAAVWPGPALPNLQLRRISAADVQKLVDHAVAAGVGTEPDFGQPPIADAPSTRFTVRTAGGVRTMEVTALTEADGTGLTAAQQSARKAAQRLYTELTDLPATLGTGAVSEPEEYSPTAIAAFAEPWAANCPAPSSDGSAPSGSAPSASTPSDGAPAGSMPAGDPPDLCGGGGGLSREARPWPGPPLPGEPYGAGLGLSCVTSSGGDATKVLAAARTADAITPWTSEGATWRLTFRPLLPDESSCADLPAGG, from the coding sequence ATGACAATGCTCCGCGGCGGACGCCTGATGGCGGCCGTCCTACCCCTGGCGCTGGTGACCGCACTGGCGAGCGTGGCCTGCACCGGAGCCACCGCCGCCGGCCCGGCCCGCGACAGCCTCGGCACCGGTGCCACTACCGGCCTCGACGCGGACGCCGTGGCGGTGCGGGTGGACTGGATCGGCGGTTTCGTGACAGCGCAGATGCTGGCCACCCGGCTACCGCTGGTCGCGATCTACCACGACGGTCGGGTGCTCACCGAAGGCCCGGTGGCCGCGGTGTGGCCCGGCCCGGCGTTGCCGAACCTCCAGCTGCGGCGGATCTCGGCCGCGGATGTCCAGAAGCTCGTCGACCACGCGGTCGCGGCCGGTGTCGGCACCGAACCGGACTTCGGCCAGCCGCCGATCGCGGATGCCCCGTCGACCCGGTTCACCGTCCGGACCGCGGGTGGTGTGCGCACGATGGAGGTGACGGCGTTGACCGAGGCGGACGGCACCGGGCTGACCGCGGCCCAGCAGTCCGCGCGCAAGGCCGCCCAGCGCCTGTACACCGAGCTCACCGACCTGCCCGCCACCCTGGGCACGGGCGCGGTCAGCGAACCGGAGGAGTACAGCCCCACCGCCATCGCCGCGTTCGCCGAGCCGTGGGCCGCGAACTGCCCAGCGCCGTCATCGGACGGCAGCGCGCCCAGCGGCAGCGCGCCCAGCGCCAGCACGCCCAGCGACGGCGCGCCCGCCGGCAGCATGCCCGCCGGCGACCCGCCCGACCTGTGCGGCGGCGGAGGTGGGCTGAGCCGGGAGGCACGTCCCTGGCCCGGCCCGCCGTTGCCCGGTGAGCCCTACGGTGCGGGCCTCGGCCTGAGCTGCGTGACGTCCAGCGGCGGCGACGCGACGAAGGTGCTGGCGGCGGCGCGCACGGCGGACGCCATCACCCCGTGGACGTCCGAGGGTGCGACGTGGCGGCTGACTTTCCGTCCGCTGCTGCCGGACGAGTCCTCCTGCGCGGACCTGCCCGCCGGCGGCTGA
- a CDS encoding serine/threonine-protein kinase translates to MKPLGPDDPRTAGAYRLVGVLGAGGMGRVYLGRSPGGRNVAIKVIRPEFADHPEFRARFRREVEAARRVGGRWTAQVIDADADAERPYLVTVYVPGPSLLDAVHRHGPLPAPTVTALGVGLSEALISIHAAGVVHRDLKPSNVLLTVDGPTVIDFGIARAVDSTILTQSGSMIGSPAFISPEQITGGDIGPASDVFALGAVLVFAATGSGPFAGTGTPAVLYGILNGEPRLDGVPAELRAAVEACLHKTPALRPRPAEIRRALLPDDRAGGALWARWLPPELVTGLIRQAVDVLDLEGSGGRPEVVRSDETVSHDAPSRSAVTHAPSHGTVTHTPAYSTAAAEIPGLTPPPEQAGRDGQRRLLAVIASVATMCLVIIVTAVVLIGSRDSGDDAKIADQAGTGSPAPLSASAGPGGRGTASDGSDPAASPVRPGPLPAGYAGTWEGQVTSHLGVTQQVVITLRAGSAGEVVGRSEFTLDGLGGLVSVGSESVKCVGDLELVGLSDGAAVPGIVLRDVPGSDRNPTLLGLQVCTSGGTSRLALTGDDELAFQSDEDDAGRPAGTLSRRG, encoded by the coding sequence ATGAAGCCCCTCGGCCCCGACGACCCGCGTACCGCGGGTGCCTACCGACTCGTCGGCGTTCTCGGGGCCGGCGGGATGGGCCGGGTGTACCTGGGCCGCAGCCCCGGCGGGCGCAACGTGGCCATCAAGGTGATCCGCCCGGAGTTCGCGGACCATCCGGAGTTCCGCGCCCGGTTCCGGCGTGAGGTCGAGGCCGCCCGGCGGGTCGGCGGCCGGTGGACCGCGCAGGTGATCGACGCGGACGCGGACGCCGAGCGGCCCTACCTCGTCACGGTGTACGTCCCGGGCCCGTCGCTGCTGGATGCCGTTCACCGGCACGGCCCACTGCCCGCCCCGACCGTGACGGCTCTGGGTGTCGGCCTCTCCGAGGCGCTGATCAGCATCCACGCCGCGGGGGTGGTGCACCGCGATCTCAAGCCCTCGAACGTGCTGCTCACCGTCGACGGCCCGACGGTGATCGATTTCGGGATCGCCCGCGCGGTGGACTCGACCATTCTCACCCAGTCCGGCTCGATGATCGGCTCGCCGGCCTTCATCTCGCCCGAGCAGATCACCGGCGGGGACATCGGGCCCGCCAGCGACGTGTTCGCGCTCGGCGCCGTGCTGGTCTTCGCCGCGACGGGCAGCGGGCCGTTCGCGGGCACCGGGACACCTGCCGTGCTGTACGGGATTCTCAACGGCGAGCCGCGGCTGGACGGCGTACCGGCCGAGCTCCGCGCGGCTGTCGAGGCCTGCCTGCACAAGACCCCGGCCCTGCGCCCGCGGCCCGCCGAGATCAGGCGGGCCCTCCTTCCGGACGACCGTGCCGGTGGCGCGCTCTGGGCCCGCTGGCTGCCGCCGGAGCTGGTCACCGGTCTGATCCGGCAGGCGGTCGACGTCCTCGACCTCGAAGGTTCCGGCGGCCGGCCCGAGGTCGTCCGCTCCGATGAGACGGTGTCCCACGACGCCCCGTCGCGCAGCGCTGTCACCCACGCCCCGTCGCACGGCACCGTCACCCACACCCCGGCGTACAGCACCGCGGCTGCGGAGATCCCCGGCCTGACACCGCCGCCGGAGCAGGCCGGTCGGGACGGCCAGCGGCGCCTGCTGGCCGTCATCGCCTCCGTGGCCACCATGTGCCTGGTGATCATCGTGACGGCCGTCGTGCTGATCGGCTCCCGTGACTCCGGAGACGACGCGAAGATCGCCGACCAGGCCGGCACCGGGTCGCCCGCACCCCTCTCCGCGAGCGCGGGCCCCGGGGGCCGCGGGACGGCATCGGACGGATCGGACCCCGCCGCGTCCCCGGTACGTCCCGGCCCGCTGCCCGCCGGCTACGCCGGGACCTGGGAGGGGCAGGTCACCTCACATCTGGGCGTCACCCAACAGGTGGTGATCACCCTCCGGGCCGGCTCTGCCGGCGAGGTCGTCGGGCGTTCCGAGTTCACCCTCGACGGGCTCGGGGGCCTGGTCAGCGTTGGCTCGGAATCGGTGAAGTGCGTCGGCGACCTGGAACTCGTCGGCCTCTCCGACGGCGCGGCCGTTCCGGGAATCGTGCTGCGCGATGTCCCGGGCTCCGACCGGAATCCGACCCTGCTGGGCCTGCAGGTGTGCACGAGCGGCGGAACGAGCCGGCTGGCTCTGACCGGCGACGACGAGCTGGCCTTCCAGTCCGACGAGGACGACGCCGGGCGACCTGCCGGCACGCTGAGCCGCCGCGGCTGA
- a CDS encoding SDR family NAD(P)-dependent oxidoreductase, whose amino-acid sequence MTHRVAIVTGGARGQGAAVVRRLRTQDYAVVAMDLTTPESNDPLVVDCQGDVRSENDWGRAVEIAVERFGALHVLVNNAGVLRSGSIPEETADGMRALWEINCLGAFLGVQVALPALRAAAKDHDAAVVNTLSVAAVRGFANHSAYTSSKFALRGFTQSAAKELSRDRIRVNAVVPGPIATPMLDPSTADRLGKELPLGRAGTAQDVAEVVAFLASPAASFITGSEYAVDGGQLM is encoded by the coding sequence ATGACCCACCGGGTCGCCATTGTCACGGGTGGCGCGAGAGGGCAGGGAGCCGCGGTCGTCCGCCGCCTGCGCACACAGGACTACGCCGTGGTCGCCATGGACCTGACCACCCCGGAGAGCAACGACCCGCTGGTCGTGGACTGCCAGGGGGACGTCCGCAGCGAGAACGACTGGGGGAGGGCGGTCGAGATCGCCGTCGAACGTTTCGGCGCCCTGCACGTCCTGGTCAACAACGCGGGAGTGCTCCGGAGTGGTTCGATCCCGGAGGAGACCGCCGACGGCATGCGCGCGCTGTGGGAGATCAACTGCCTTGGCGCCTTTCTCGGAGTGCAGGTCGCACTGCCCGCCCTGCGCGCCGCGGCGAAGGACCACGACGCCGCGGTCGTCAACACCCTGTCCGTCGCCGCCGTCCGCGGGTTCGCGAACCACAGCGCCTACACATCCTCCAAGTTCGCGCTCCGCGGGTTCACCCAGTCGGCGGCCAAGGAGCTCAGCCGGGATCGAATCCGGGTGAACGCGGTGGTGCCGGGGCCGATCGCGACCCCGATGCTCGATCCGTCCACGGCCGACCGGTTGGGAAAGGAGCTGCCGCTCGGCCGCGCCGGAACCGCGCAGGACGTGGCCGAGGTCGTCGCCTTCCTCGCCTCACCGGCCGCGAGCTTCATCACCGGCAGCGAATACGCCGTCGACGGCGGCCAGCTCATGTAG
- a CDS encoding flavin-containing monooxygenase, producing the protein MPAGVSRRTEGSSSSLLPPITQDDDQIAAFLEGVSVPTLVASMAHLTGDPAFVRGPLRPRTFIPNDFQGGLEEHESRALREQALAAIRAYRDAGCPPVPPPPGPLAREIMAWLVCEPVADEYAEMFLEEMNIGGDDPRRLDLGDLDAAARHGLSVIVIGCGQSGLLAGVRLKQAGIPFTIIEKNSDVGGTWLENSYPGCRVDVGNHFYCYSFEPSDGFGGYFSQQPELLSYFRQVMRRHDIAPHVRWSTEVLSATWDEAASRWHLVTRGPDGTQTRLDANIVISAVGQLNRPLTPEIPGLDTFSGPVFHTARWDHSVGLAGKRVALIGAGASGFQVAPAIAEDVESLVVFQRSAQWMAPNRKYRQAVHDGARWAMRHLPGYASWYRFMLMYQASDKALDLVRVDPDWPGLPESVNAANEARRRVLLSWIERQVGDDPELLAKVVPDYPLMGKRLLQDDGSWLRCLRRDNVDLVRDEIIRIEPGAVVTGRGRFEVDVIVLATGFRANEFLAPMDITGRGGARLREEWADGPAAHLGITVPRFPNLFLMYGPGTNLAHAGSIIFHSECQLRFIGSCLRALLTGGHRSMEVTPETFDDYVERLRAELAGTVWAHPAVRHSWYKGDDGRVHVLSPWRLVDYWRMTRDVEPGSYLFT; encoded by the coding sequence ATGCCAGCCGGCGTCTCCCGGAGAACCGAAGGCTCCTCGTCCTCCTTACTTCCTCCGATCACCCAGGACGACGACCAGATCGCCGCGTTCCTGGAAGGCGTCAGCGTACCGACGCTGGTCGCGTCGATGGCCCATCTCACCGGGGACCCCGCCTTCGTCCGCGGGCCGCTGCGGCCACGGACCTTCATTCCGAACGACTTCCAGGGCGGGCTCGAGGAGCACGAGTCACGCGCCCTGCGCGAACAGGCGCTGGCCGCGATCCGGGCCTACCGGGACGCCGGCTGCCCGCCGGTGCCACCGCCGCCCGGCCCGCTCGCGCGGGAGATCATGGCCTGGCTGGTCTGCGAACCGGTCGCCGACGAGTACGCCGAGATGTTCCTGGAGGAGATGAACATCGGGGGCGACGACCCCCGGCGCCTGGACCTCGGCGACCTCGACGCCGCGGCGCGCCACGGCCTTTCCGTCATCGTGATCGGCTGCGGCCAGTCCGGGCTGCTCGCCGGGGTTCGCCTCAAACAGGCCGGCATTCCGTTCACCATCATCGAGAAGAACTCCGACGTCGGCGGAACCTGGCTGGAGAACAGCTACCCGGGCTGCCGGGTGGACGTCGGCAACCATTTCTACTGCTATTCGTTCGAGCCCAGTGACGGCTTCGGCGGCTACTTCTCCCAGCAGCCGGAGCTGCTGAGCTATTTCCGGCAGGTGATGCGCCGCCACGACATCGCGCCGCACGTCCGCTGGAGCACGGAGGTGCTTTCCGCGACGTGGGACGAGGCCGCCTCGCGATGGCACCTGGTCACCCGCGGCCCGGACGGGACGCAGACCCGTCTCGACGCGAACATAGTCATCTCGGCGGTCGGGCAGCTCAACCGCCCGCTGACCCCCGAGATCCCCGGCCTGGACACCTTCTCGGGCCCCGTCTTCCACACCGCCCGCTGGGATCACTCGGTCGGGCTGGCCGGAAAACGGGTCGCGCTGATCGGTGCCGGCGCGAGTGGTTTCCAGGTCGCCCCGGCGATCGCGGAGGACGTCGAAAGCCTGGTCGTGTTCCAGCGCAGTGCCCAGTGGATGGCACCGAACCGGAAATACCGCCAGGCCGTGCACGACGGGGCGAGATGGGCCATGCGCCATCTGCCCGGCTACGCGTCCTGGTACCGGTTCATGCTCATGTACCAGGCCAGCGACAAGGCCCTGGACCTGGTCCGGGTGGACCCGGACTGGCCGGGGCTCCCGGAGTCCGTCAACGCCGCGAACGAGGCCCGGCGCCGGGTGCTCCTGTCCTGGATCGAGCGCCAGGTCGGCGACGACCCGGAGCTGCTCGCCAAGGTGGTTCCCGACTACCCGCTGATGGGGAAGCGGCTGCTGCAGGACGACGGAAGCTGGCTGCGGTGCCTGCGCCGGGACAACGTCGACCTGGTCCGCGACGAGATCATCCGGATCGAGCCCGGCGCCGTCGTCACCGGCCGGGGGCGTTTCGAGGTCGACGTGATCGTCCTGGCGACGGGTTTCCGGGCCAACGAGTTCCTCGCCCCGATGGATATCACCGGCCGCGGTGGGGCCCGCCTGCGTGAAGAGTGGGCGGACGGCCCGGCGGCGCATCTGGGTATCACCGTGCCGCGTTTCCCGAACCTCTTCCTGATGTACGGCCCCGGCACGAACCTCGCGCACGCCGGGAGCATCATCTTCCACTCGGAATGCCAGCTGCGCTTCATCGGATCGTGCCTGCGGGCACTGCTGACGGGCGGGCACCGGTCGATGGAGGTGACCCCCGAGACGTTCGACGACTATGTCGAGCGGCTGCGTGCCGAACTGGCCGGCACGGTCTGGGCGCATCCGGCGGTGCGGCATTCCTGGTACAAGGGCGACGACGGCAGGGTGCACGTTCTGAGCCCCTGGCGCCTGGTCGACTACTGGCGGATGACCCGCGACGTCGAGCCCGGTTCCTATCTCTTCACCTGA
- a CDS encoding TetR/AcrR family transcriptional regulator has product MTGPAVSEPVSEPAAVTADQAARWSPNQQAARVRIAQAAARLVARSGIAACTTRAVAEEAGLTKSTVHYYVDNAGELVDLAVLTFLRQFADHVRQHMEVAADGPAAFRVLVSTFLPSEGGSAEPGGAAEPGGDRTPEGGGVELGETARLNSLVLWTTYLAHAWPRGAHAEVLTCFETIRALFEDAIGRCGVPDPAERARAVHLYLLGAVQHNIMRPLPPAEVARAVTALSGVPLHQ; this is encoded by the coding sequence ATGACGGGCCCCGCGGTCAGTGAACCGGTCAGCGAACCGGCGGCTGTCACCGCAGACCAGGCCGCACGCTGGTCGCCGAACCAGCAGGCGGCACGTGTGCGCATCGCGCAGGCCGCGGCCCGTCTGGTGGCCCGCTCGGGGATCGCCGCCTGCACGACCCGGGCCGTCGCCGAGGAGGCCGGCCTGACGAAAAGCACGGTCCACTACTACGTCGACAACGCGGGCGAGCTTGTCGACCTGGCCGTCCTGACCTTCCTGCGGCAGTTCGCCGACCACGTGCGCCAGCACATGGAGGTCGCGGCCGACGGCCCGGCGGCGTTCCGTGTCCTGGTGTCGACCTTCCTGCCCTCGGAAGGCGGTTCCGCGGAACCGGGTGGCGCAGCGGAACCGGGTGGCGACAGGACGCCGGAAGGCGGTGGCGTGGAACTGGGTGAGACCGCGAGGCTGAACAGCCTGGTCCTGTGGACCACCTACCTGGCGCACGCCTGGCCGCGGGGCGCCCACGCCGAGGTGCTGACCTGCTTCGAGACCATCCGCGCGCTGTTCGAGGACGCCATCGGGCGATGCGGTGTCCCGGACCCGGCGGAGCGGGCCCGCGCGGTGCACCTCTACCTGCTCGGTGCCGTCCAGCACAACATCATGCGGCCGCTGCCCCCGGCCGAGGTCGCCCGCGCGGTCACGGCGCTGAGCGGCGTGCCGCTCCACCAGTGA
- a CDS encoding alpha/beta hydrolase, producing MGNAEVRLSLPPGQDADAAELAARIRQLGQPSMRERGVDGARAYLEERSAAGSAGPDVDHVHDATVDVPGRAGVPVRIYRARRRPQAQAGAGLPVVVYFHGGGWVIGSVAASDSFCRRLVHAADCVLVSVGYPLAPEHPYPHAVDSAVAAIAWSAAHAPEWGGDPARLVVLGDSAGGNIATVAVRRLLHHGGPPVARQVLAYPVTAGGQVRAGGHFGADWPLTDDDLNWFSDHYVPDPALRQDPDVAPLHADVQDLPPTTLLLAGCDPLVAEGLTYADRLWQAGVRVDLHLYAGQIHGFLTLDPAALPRAEEALGLVANAIRNT from the coding sequence ATGGGCAACGCCGAGGTCAGGCTGTCACTGCCACCGGGGCAGGACGCGGACGCCGCGGAGCTCGCGGCCCGCATCAGGCAGCTCGGCCAGCCGTCGATGCGCGAGCGGGGAGTCGACGGCGCGCGTGCCTACCTGGAGGAACGGTCCGCGGCCGGGTCCGCCGGCCCGGACGTCGACCACGTCCACGACGCCACCGTGGACGTGCCGGGCCGGGCCGGGGTGCCGGTTCGCATCTACCGGGCGCGGCGACGGCCACAGGCACAGGCCGGCGCCGGTCTCCCGGTGGTGGTGTACTTCCACGGCGGCGGCTGGGTCATCGGCAGCGTCGCCGCCTCGGACTCCTTCTGCCGGCGGCTCGTCCACGCCGCCGACTGCGTGCTGGTGTCGGTCGGCTACCCGCTGGCGCCCGAGCATCCCTACCCACACGCCGTCGACAGCGCGGTCGCCGCCATCGCATGGTCGGCCGCCCACGCGCCGGAATGGGGAGGCGACCCGGCCCGGCTGGTGGTGCTCGGCGACTCGGCCGGCGGGAACATCGCCACCGTCGCCGTCCGCCGGCTGCTCCACCACGGCGGGCCGCCGGTGGCCCGGCAGGTCCTCGCCTACCCGGTGACCGCGGGCGGGCAGGTTCGCGCCGGCGGCCACTTCGGCGCCGACTGGCCGCTGACCGACGACGACCTCAACTGGTTCTCCGACCACTACGTACCGGACCCGGCGCTGCGCCAGGACCCGGATGTGGCACCGCTGCACGCCGACGTCCAGGACCTGCCGCCCACCACGCTGCTCCTCGCCGGCTGCGACCCCCTCGTCGCCGAAGGCCTCACCTACGCCGACCGGCTGTGGCAGGCCGGCGTCCGCGTCGACCTGCACCTCTACGCCGGGCAGATCCACGGCTTCCTGACCCTGGACCCCGCCGCCCTGCCTCGCGCCGAGGAGGCGCTCGGTCTCGTCGCCAACGCCATCCGCAACACCTGA
- a CDS encoding tyrosine-protein phosphatase — translation MWSNSGGRSGLGNLTPFDGITNARDLGGLSTLGGLRTLSSVLFRSGALDRMSERDRHRLVNEMRVGTVVDIRTREESDGDGLQDQRLLPEVRCVHVSVVPEGRIGREPFPDGRDPIALAEGYFVNLVEGAEALAEIIGIIAGAVSVGESVLFHCAAGRDRTGLVAALLLGLVEVTDEHIISDYIASNSHALTIAERLRANPLYVAQSADGIKPVMLRNLTMIHFLGLVGDRFGGVDGWASRVGVSDEAVSGLRRSLVPGQATQSP, via the coding sequence TTGTGGTCAAATTCAGGCGGAAGGTCTGGTTTGGGGAACTTGACGCCCTTTGACGGGATAACCAATGCGAGGGATCTCGGTGGTCTCTCCACGTTGGGCGGTTTGCGTACGTTGTCGAGTGTCCTGTTTCGGTCCGGCGCTCTGGACCGCATGTCGGAGCGGGACCGGCACCGGCTCGTCAACGAGATGCGTGTCGGTACGGTCGTGGACATCCGAACGCGCGAGGAATCCGACGGGGACGGGCTCCAGGACCAGCGGCTCCTGCCCGAGGTGCGGTGCGTCCACGTCTCCGTGGTTCCCGAGGGGAGAATCGGTCGCGAGCCCTTCCCCGACGGCCGCGATCCCATTGCGCTCGCCGAGGGCTACTTCGTGAACCTGGTCGAGGGCGCGGAGGCCCTCGCGGAGATCATCGGCATCATCGCGGGTGCGGTGTCGGTGGGCGAGTCGGTACTCTTCCACTGCGCCGCCGGGCGTGATCGCACCGGGCTGGTCGCGGCTCTCCTGCTCGGTCTGGTCGAGGTCACGGACGAGCACATAATTTCGGACTACATCGCCAGCAACTCCCACGCGCTGACGATTGCGGAGCGCCTGCGGGCGAATCCGCTGTACGTCGCGCAGAGTGCTGACGGAATAAAGCCGGTGATGTTGCGGAACCTGACGATGATCCACTTCCTCGGTCTGGTCGGCGACCGGTTCGGTGGCGTCGACGGTTGGGCCTCGCGGGTGGGGGTAAGCGACGAGGCGGTCTCCGGGCTGCGCAGGAGCCTCGTGCCCGGGCAGGCCACGCAGAGCCCGTGA
- a CDS encoding CobW family GTP-binding protein — protein MAVRVPVIALTGYLGAGKTTVLNHLLRAPGARLGVVVNDFGAINVDAALVSGQVDEPASIAGGCLCCLPDTDGLDVALAKLSQPKLRLDAVIVEASGVADPPALARLIRFSGVPRVRPGGLVDVVDAAAYFDTVDPGTGLPPARFASATLVVINKTDRLPPEHRVDILGRIADRVRESNPQVHIVETTRGRLDPALVLDTANPHDPIDELPLAAAAREAGEAGDGEGHDHDHDGEAHPRADAVTVLATGPVDPGRLVDLIERPPPGVYRLKGTVTVDTGRGLRPHVVNLVGGQIHIAARPSTPKPSTPRPSIPRPSIPRPTSPSPSPGLGPGAARPGFAGDGGDGLVAIGLRLDLAGVQARLEAAVAPCTVRPTADDVRRLARYRRLSV, from the coding sequence ATGGCTGTGCGGGTGCCGGTGATCGCGCTCACCGGATATCTGGGCGCGGGCAAGACGACGGTGCTGAACCACCTGCTGCGGGCACCCGGGGCGCGGCTCGGTGTGGTGGTCAACGATTTCGGCGCGATCAACGTCGACGCGGCCCTGGTCAGCGGCCAGGTGGACGAGCCTGCCTCCATCGCCGGAGGATGCCTGTGCTGTCTGCCGGACACCGACGGCCTCGACGTGGCGCTGGCGAAGCTGAGCCAGCCGAAGCTGCGCCTCGACGCGGTGATCGTCGAGGCCAGCGGGGTGGCCGACCCGCCGGCACTCGCCCGGCTCATCCGGTTCAGCGGGGTTCCTCGGGTGCGCCCCGGCGGCCTTGTCGACGTCGTGGACGCCGCCGCCTATTTCGACACGGTCGACCCGGGCACCGGCCTGCCTCCGGCCCGGTTCGCCTCCGCGACCCTCGTCGTGATCAACAAGACCGACCGGCTCCCGCCGGAGCACCGCGTGGACATCCTGGGACGGATCGCCGACCGGGTACGCGAGTCCAACCCGCAGGTCCACATCGTCGAGACGACGCGCGGGCGCCTCGACCCCGCCCTGGTCCTCGACACCGCGAACCCGCACGACCCGATCGACGAGCTCCCGCTCGCCGCCGCGGCCAGGGAGGCCGGCGAAGCAGGGGACGGCGAGGGCCACGACCACGACCACGACGGCGAAGCGCACCCGCGGGCCGACGCGGTGACCGTGCTCGCCACCGGCCCGGTCGACCCGGGCCGGCTGGTCGATCTGATCGAGCGGCCCCCGCCGGGCGTCTACCGCCTCAAGGGCACCGTGACCGTGGACACCGGCCGCGGCCTGCGCCCCCACGTGGTCAACCTCGTCGGCGGCCAGATCCACATCGCCGCCCGGCCCAGTACCCCCAAGCCCAGCACCCCCAGGCCCAGCATCCCCAGGCCCAGCATCCCCAGGCCCACCAGCCCCAGCCCCAGCCCTGGCCTCGGCCCCGGCGCTGCCAGGCCAGGCTTCGCGGGTGACGGCGGTGACGGCCTGGTCGCGATCGGCCTGCGCCTCGACCTGGCCGGCGTCCAGGCCCGGCTGGAGGCGGCCGTCGCACCCTGCACCGTCCGGCCCACCGCGGACGACGTCCGCCGACTGGCCCGCTACCGACGGCTGAGCGTCTGA
- a CDS encoding nitroreductase/quinone reductase family protein has product MVSERGFKAMNSAHRLLLKATRGRLGWRAIGMPVLELTTVGRRSGHQHTIMLTSPVRDGRSIVLVASRGGDDRHPDWFLNLRAQPDVEVRLRGGAWRPMRARVATEAERDRLWPRVVAGNRVYEGYQRKSKRVIPLVLLEPR; this is encoded by the coding sequence ATGGTGAGCGAGCGTGGCTTCAAGGCCATGAACAGCGCGCACAGGCTGCTGTTGAAGGCGACCCGCGGCCGGCTCGGCTGGCGTGCGATCGGCATGCCCGTCCTGGAGCTGACGACGGTCGGCCGCCGCAGCGGCCACCAGCACACGATCATGCTCACCTCGCCGGTCCGCGACGGCAGGTCGATCGTGCTGGTGGCCTCCCGAGGCGGCGACGACCGCCATCCCGACTGGTTCCTCAATCTCCGCGCCCAGCCTGACGTCGAGGTCCGCCTCCGTGGTGGCGCGTGGCGCCCGATGCGCGCCCGGGTCGCCACGGAGGCGGAACGCGACCGGCTGTGGCCGCGGGTCGTCGCGGGCAACCGGGTCTACGAGGGATACCAGCGCAAGTCGAAACGGGTGATTCCGCTGGTCCTGCTGGAGCCGCGCTGA